From a region of the Impatiens glandulifera chromosome 4, dImpGla2.1, whole genome shotgun sequence genome:
- the LOC124936878 gene encoding BURP domain-containing protein 3-like gives MVVHHDHHHRQGHHMMMDDPSVIVFFTFDDLKVGNTIPIHFPKTDPSSSPHFLPRKEAESLPFSSQELPSLLRLFSFCPQSPQSIAMEETLKDCERNPAIGETKLCATSLESMLDFARGVLGFDHVLNIQSVSTIHLTKSDILFQNFTIMDFSEYNAASKIVPCHSMPYPYAIFYCHYQESENKVFKVLLKGENGDRVEAVAVCHLDTSNWSQTHVAFQVLGTKPGSSSVCHFFPADHLVWIPSSPELISLM, from the coding sequence ATGGTAGTTCATCACGATCACCACCATCGTCAAGGCCATCACATGATGATGGATGATCCATCGGTGATTGTGTTTTTCACTTTTGATGATCTTAAGGTTGGGAACACTATTCCTATCCATTTTCCTAAAACGGACCCTTCTTCCTCTCCTCATTTCTTGCCAAGAAAGGAGGCTGAATCTCTCCCTTTCTCATCTCAAGAACTTCCTTCCCTCCTTAGATTATTCTCTTTTTGTCCACAATCCCCACAATCCATAGCCATGGAAGAAACCCTTAAAGATTGTGAGAGAAATCCAGCCATAGGCGAGACCAAGTTATGTGCTACTTCTTTGGAGTCCATGCTCGACTTTGCACGTGGTGTCCTTGGATTTGATCATGTCTTGAACATCCAATCCGTATCCACCATTCATCTTACAAAATCAGACATTCTTTTCCAAAACTTCACGATCATGGATTTCTCTGAATACAATGCGGCTTCAAAAATAGTGCCTTGTCATTCCATGCCTTACCCTTATGCGATATTCTATTGCCATTATCAAGAGAGCGAAAACAAGGTGTTTAAGGTATTGTTGAAGGGTGAGAATGGAGATAGAGTGGAGGCTGTTGCGGTTTGCCACTTGGACACTTCAAATTGGAGCCAAACCCACGTGGCGTTTCAGGTGTTAGGAACCAAGCCTGGTTCTTCATCGGTGTGCCACTTCTTCCCGGCCGATCATCTTGTTTGGATTCCATCTTCACCGGAGTTGATTTCATTAATGTGA